From the genome of Spinacia oleracea cultivar Varoflay chromosome 2, BTI_SOV_V1, whole genome shotgun sequence, one region includes:
- the LOC130467529 gene encoding zinc finger BED domain-containing protein RICESLEEPER 2-like: MKIFKFERGNAYAELCAQSGMLSGKVAITTKMWTSSDGDRTFFAITGHVVADEWKRKSFIMRFANVPLPSTNESIAKVILDCLSYFEVEKKLSTITFDSYTADQELINILVDKLSGNESLFRGKLFRLPCFAHTLNLIVQDGFDVIRHVIEKIRDSIVFWTSSPERETEFWKAACELGVSTTTKLVLDHRLSWSSTYLMLQDSFVLKDVFFLLGKQKSEYKSFPSKEEWNLAREVCNKLKFLFKKTEILAECHIKFGLSEWLESEFPVIKEMASKMVDKFDRYWFVARDFLGVASVFHHKYRFVTLKFYSSKFYGNEAESEVEKIRQIFIDFYNEYKSSLPGYLWMKMKPMMMMWTLQSPPQATHLGCYAKR; this comes from the exons atgaaaattttcaaatttgagAGAGGCAATGCATACGCTGAACTATGTGCACAAAGTGGTATGCTTTCAGGTAAAGTTGCCATAACAACAAAAATGTGGACTTCTAGTGATGGAGATCGGACATTTTTTGCCATCACAGGACATGTAGTTGCTGATGAGTGGAAAAGAAAATCATTCATCATGAG GTTTGCAAATGTGCCATTACCTAGTACGAACGAGTCTATTGCCAAGGTTATTCTAGATTGTTTATCATACTTCGAGGTGGAGAAAAAACTGTCAACTATAACCTTTGACAGTTACACTGCTGATCAAGAGCTTATTAACATTTTAGTGGATAAGCTATCAGGAAATGAATCCCTTTTTAGAGGAAAGCTATTTCGGCTACCATGTTTTGCTCATACTTTAAATCTGATAGTGCAAGATGGATTCGATGTGATTAGGCATGTAATTGAAAAAATTCGTGATAGTATCGTGTTTTGGACATCATCACCAGAAAGAGAGACAGAATTTTGGAAAGCCGCCTGTGAGTTGGGTGTGAGCACTACAACAAAGTTGGTGCTTGATCATCGGCTGAGTTGGAGCTCAACATACTTGATGCTACAAGACTCATTTGTTCTCAAAGATGTCTTTTTTCTTTTAGGAAAGCAGAAATCTGAATATAAATCCTTCCCTAGTAAGGAAGAATGGAATTTAGCAAGGGAAGTGTGCAACAAGTTAAAATTTCTGTTTAAGAAGACGGAGATTTTGGCAGAGT GTCATATTAAATTTGGTTTATCTGAGTGGCTCGAGTCTGAGTTTCCAGTGATTAAAGAGATGGCTTCAAAGATGGTAGACAAGTTTGACAGGTACTGGTTTGTAGCCCGTGATTTTCTAGGAGTAGCGTCTGTATTTCACCATAAATATCGATTTGTCACATTGAAGTTCTATTCCTCAAAATTTTATGGAAATGAAGCTGAAAGTGAGGTTGAAAAGATTCGCCAAATTTTCATTGATTTTTACAACGAGTACAAGAGTTCCCTACCTGGCTACCTTTGGATGAAAATGAAACCAATGATGATGATGTGGACCCTCCAGAGTCCCCCGCAAGCTACTCATTTAGGATGTTATGCAAAGAGATAG
- the LOC110803396 gene encoding uncharacterized protein: MDPEKHIDKASINQLPAEIKKNRLQLEVSVFVVKCKYVRDVTMGNAPQIVLYTSPDIQKEILLIYSRVREVIRKEIEYFSKHNLIIQNVRGQGYDGASNMRAEWNGLQALFLNDCPYAYYIHCFAHMLQLALVAASRDVVTVHHFFSKVTFIVNIVTSSAKRHDQLQAAHVVELERLMELDELVTGRGLNQVGTVKRAGDTRWGSHLNSLRSLVTIYRATRSVLQIIITEGKGTQKGEADKAYDDITSFECVDDLHIMVELLAMTNDLCLALQRKSQDILNAMNLVSKTKILIQNFREDGCMGSFARTC; this comes from the exons ATGGATCCTGAGAAACATATTGACAAGGCAAGTATAAACCAATTACCTGCTGAAATTAAGAAAAATCGCCTACAGTTAGAAGTTTCTGTCTTTGTTGTTAAGTG CAAATATGTGAGGGATGTTACTATGGGAAATGCTCCTCAAATTGTCTTGTACACTTCCCCTGACATACAGAAGGAGATTTTGCTTATATATTCTAGAGTGCGAGAAGTCATTCGCAAGGAGATTG AGTATTTCTCTAAGCATAATTTGATCATTCAAAATGTTCGTGGTCAAGGATATGATGGAGCAAGTAATATGAGAGCAGAATGGAATGGCCTTCAAGCTCTATTTTTGAATGATTGTCCCTATGCTTATTATATTCATTGTTTTGCTCACATGCTCCAATTGGCATTAGTAGCAGCATCGAGAGATGTGGTAACTGTTCACCATTTTTTCTCTAAAGTTACTTTTATTGTCAACATAGTAACTTCTTCTGCAAAGAGACATGATCAATTACAAGCTGCTCATGTAGTTGAACTAGAAAGACTGATGGAACTTGATGAGTTGGTAACTGGCAGAGGATTGAATCAAGTTGGAACTGTGAAGCGTGCAGGGGATACTCGTTGGGGTTCACATTTGAATTCTCTCAGAAGTTTGGTGACAATATATAGGGCTACTCGATCAGTTCTGCAAATCATAATAACGGAAGGGAAGGGAACTCAAAAAGGAGAGGCAGATAAAGCATATGATGATATAACTTCTTTTGAGTGTGTAGATGACTTACATATTATGGTGGAATTATTAGCAATGACTAATGATCTTTGCCTAGCTCTACAACGAAAATCACAAGACATATTGAATGCTATGAATTTAGTTTCAAAAACTAAGATCTTGATCCAGAATTTCAGAGAGGATGGGTGCATGGGATCCTTTGCTAGAACATGTTAA
- the LOC110803395 gene encoding zinc finger BED domain-containing protein RICESLEEPER 2-like, which translates to MILQGDEFSEESVCQPTSEEKLQRHINKIFLCPGSCYESLSLHSSDYFDSSTIVSKCVERLVTVSKFTIDPIRLRRELAKMIVLHEYPLSVVNHIGFRDFLYKLNPSFRMVSQKTVENDIMKVFKFERCIAHGDCLNAPGRIAITKMWTSSDGNRRFLAITGHIIDEDWKRQSFIMRFANVPLFGTNQSICKVLLDCFSFFDMDKRLSTITVDSYTSNDELIDLLVDKLSENELPFRGKLFRLPCFAHTLSLMVQDAFDVVRHVIEKIRDSIMFWTSSPEREMTFEKAACELGLSTPAKLVLDYGLSWSSTYLMMQHSFLLKDVFSHLGHHESLPSKEEWDLVREVCDRLKFLFDKMKSLADCPVACLYLELICEIKVNFLKWLNCEVPWIKEMASKMLKKFDKYWLAARDILGVATIFHPQYRFCALEHYFKKIYGNDAEDEVDRIHQIFYDLFKEYKSSLMKDKKNDEDLSSGESDTDLFSRYKREMKKKQSELYEVEYYLKVSVVETEDSDILSWWEVNKQCYSVLHKMARDILAIPVFAVDVEDAFDVGDKILGSNRSRLHPTVVEALVCSQKLIRRREHSESKAPSSANNLHSLGTIYDDANFEDGIILKAKSAEIVDENGDEHFESAK; encoded by the exons ATGATCTTGCAGGGTGATGAGTTCTCTGAAGAGTCGGTCTGCCAGCCAACATCAGAAGAAAAATTACAGCGTCACATTAATAAAATTTTCCTATGTCCCGGGAGTTGTTACGAGTCTTTGTCCCTTCATTCATCAGATTACTTTGATTCATCTACCATTGTTAGTAAATGTGTAGAACGACTTGTTACTGTTTCAAAATTTACCATTGATCCAATAAGACTGAGAAGAGAGTTGGCCAAAATGATTGTATTACATGAATATCCTCTCTCCGTGGTCAATCACATTGGGTTTAGGGACTTCTTGTATAAACTTAATCCTTCATTTAGGATGGTTTCTCAAAAGACTGTTGAGAACGACATAATGAAAGTCTTTAAATTTGAGAGGTGCATCGCACATGGTGACTGTCTCAATGCTCCAGGTAGGATTGCTATTACCAAAATGTGGACTTCTAGTGATGGAAATCGGAGATTCTTGGCCATCACAGGACACATAATTGATGAAGACTGGAAAAGACAATCTTTTATCATGAG GTTTGCCAATGTGCCGTTATTTGGTACAAATCAGTCAATTTGCAAGGTCCTTCTAGATTGTTTCTCATTTTTCGATATGGATAAAAGACTATCAACTATAACAGTTGACAGTTACACTTCTAATGACGAGCTTATTGACCTTCTAGTGGATAAACTCTCGGAAAACGAGCTCCCTTTTAGAGGAAAATTATTTCGGCTACCATGTTTTGCTCATACTTTGAGCCTGATGGTGCAAGATGCATTTGACGTGGTTAGGCATGTGATTGAGAAAATACGTGATAGTATTATGTTTTGGACATCATCGCCAGAAAGAGAAATGACATTTGAGAAAGCTGCTTGTGAATTGGGTTTAAGCACTCCGGCAAAGTTGGTGCTTGATTATGGGTTGAGTTGGAGTTCAACGTACTTGATGATGCAACATTCATTTCTTCTCAAGGATGTATTTTCTCACTTGGGACATCACGAATCCTTGCCTAGTAAGGAAGAATGGGATTTAGTCAGGGAAGTGTGTGACAGGTTAAAATTTCTTTTTGATAAGATGAAGTCTTTAGCTGATTGTCCTGTTGCTTGCTTGTATCTTGAGTTGATATGCGAAATTAAAGTAAATTTTTTAAAGTGGCTCAATTGTGAGGTTCCGTGGATTAAAGAGATGGCTTCAAAGATGTTAAAGAAGTTTGACAAGTATTGGTTAGCAGCGCGTGATATTCTTGGAGTTGCAACTATATTTCATCCCCAATATAGATTTTGCGCACTAGAGCACtactttaaaaaaatttatggGAATGACGCTGAAGATGAGGTTGATAGGATTCACCAGATTTTCTATGATTTGTTCAAAGAGTACAAGAGTTCCCTAATGAAGGATAAAAAAAATGACGAGGACTTGTCCTCAGGAGAGTCTGACACGGATCTCTTCAGCAGGTATAAGAGAGAAATGAAGAAGAAACAATCTGAACTATACGAGGTGGAGTACTACTTGAAAGTCTCTGTTGTAGAAACGGAAGATTCTGATATCTTGTCTTGGTGGGAGGTTAATAAGCAATGTTATTCTGTCTTGCATAAGATGGCACGAGATATCCTAGCTATTCCAGTTTTTGCAGTTGATGTAGAGGATGCTTTTGATGTTGGTGATAAAATTTTGGGTTCAAATCGTAGCAGACTTCATCCAACTGTGGTTGAGGCATTGGTGTGCTCTCAGAAGTTGATCAGGAGAAGGGAACACTCGGAATCCAAAG CTCCATCATCAGCGAATAATTTGCATTCACTAGGTACGATTTATGATGATGCTAACTTTGAGGATGGAATTATTTTGAAG GCCAAGTCTGCAGAAATAGTTGATGAAAATGGTGATGAGCACTTTGAATCAGCCAAATGA